A stretch of the Lolium perenne isolate Kyuss_39 chromosome 3, Kyuss_2.0, whole genome shotgun sequence genome encodes the following:
- the LOC127293475 gene encoding receptor protein kinase-like protein ZAR1: protein MAAALPLLLLLLLLALPAATHALTADGQALLAFKAAVLRDPTGALADWNASAADPCSWNGVACDAAAAGIRRVVALSLPRKGLVATLPASALPASLRHLNLRSNRLFGALPPALIAGATGLRSLVLYENELDGPVPTELGGLPYLQILDLSANSFNGSLPGSILKCRRLRALALSRNILTGQIPPGFGQELSALEQLNLSYNRFSAAIPDDIGNLSRLQGTVDLSHNHFSGPIPASLGNLPEKVYIDLTYNNLSGPIPQNGALENRGPTAFMGNPGLCGPPLKNACSPSSNPFVPNDGDSAPPGARRSKGLGKVAIVAIVLSDVVGILIIALVFFYCYWRAVSPKDKGQGGAAGSKWSRSAKDCGCFSRDEPETPSDQAEQYGLVVLDQQVKFDLDELLKASAFVLGKSGIGIVYKVVLEDGLITAVRRLGEGGLQRFKEFQSEVEAIAKVRHPNIVTLRAYYWSFDEKLLIYDYITNGSLSSAIHGKPGTMTLTPLPWDARLKIMKGVASGMSFLHEFSPKKYVHGDLRPNNVLLGMDMEPYISDFGLGRLANIAGGASSFSQSDRAGVEKAKTQQPDASVSPLVSRGSCYQAPEALKTLKPSQKWDVYSYGVILLEMITGRSPIMLLETMQMDLVQWVQFCIEERKPSSNVLDSFLAGDSEREDEMIAVLKVALCCVQANPERRPSMRHVEETLERLNVSS from the exons ATGGCCGCTGCGCTCCcgcttctcctcctcctgctactcCTCGCGCTCCCCGCCGCCACCCACGCGCTCACCGCCGACGGCCAGGCGCTGCTCGCCTTCAAGGCTGCCGTCCTGCGGGACCCCACGGGGGCCCTCGCCGACTGGAACGCCTCCGCCGCAGATCCCTGCTCCTGGAACGGCGTCGCCtgcgatgccgccgccgccggcatccGCCGCGTCGTCGCGCTCTCCCTTCCCAGGAAGGGTCTCGTCGCCACCCTACCGGCGTCCGCGCTCCCGGCCTCCCTCCGCCACCTCAATCTCCGAAGCAACCGCCTCTTCGGCGCCCTCCCGCCCGCGCTCatcgccggcgccacggggctgcGGAGCCTCGTCCTCTACGAGAACGAGCTCGACGGTCCCGTCCCCACGGAGCTCGGGGGCCTCCCCTACCTCCAAATCTTGGACCTCTCCGCCAACTCCTTCAACGGCTCTCTCCCCGGCTCGATCCTGAAATGTAGGCGCCTCCGCGCGCTCGCCCTGAGCCGGAACATCCTCACCGGCCAGATTCCGCCGGGGTTCGGCCAGGAGCTCTCCGCGCTGGAGCAGCTCAATCTGTCTTACAACCGCTTCTCCGCCGCCATCCCGGATGACATCGGGAACCTGTCCAGGCTCCAGGGGACGGTGGACCTCTCGCACAATCACTTCTCTGGACCCATTCCGGCGAGTCTTGGGAACTTGCCGGAGAAGGTATACATTGATCTCACCTATAACAATCTGTCAGGCCCGATCCCGCAGAATGGGGCGCTAGAGAACCGTGGTCCCACGGCGTTCATGGGCAACCCAGGGCTCTGTGGCCCGCCGCTCAAGAACGCATGCTCGCCATCTTCCAACCCCTTTGTTCCAAACGATGGGGACTCGGCGCCACCCGGTGCCAGGAGGAGCAAGGGGCTGGGAAAGGTTGCCATTGTGGCCATTGTTCTTAGTGATGTGGTGGGGATCTTGATCATCGCCCTGGTGTTCTTCTACTGCTACTGGAGGGCAGTTTCCCCCAAGGACAAGGGACAGGGTGGGGCTGCTGGCTCTAAATGGTCAAGGTCTGCCAAGGATTGTGGATGTTTTAGCAGAGATGAGCCTGAGACACCTTCAGATCAGGCAGAGCAGTACGGCCTCGTCGTGTTGGACCAGCAAGTCAAGTTTGATCTCGATGAGCTGCTCAAGGCATCAGCATTTGTGCTCGGCAAGAGTGGGATTGGAATTGTGTATAAGGTGGTTCTCGAGGATGGCCTCATAACCGCCGTGAGGCGGCTTGGCGAGGGGGGTTTGCAGAGGTTTAAGGAGTTCCAGTCTGAGGTTGAGGCTATTGCCAAGGTTCGCCATCCCAACATTGTTACCTTGAGGGCCTACTATTGGTCTTTTGACGAGAAATTGTTGATATATGATTATATCACAAACGGCAGCCTCTCTTCAGCAATTCATG GTAAACCTGGGACAATGACGCTCACACCATTGCCATGGGATGCACGTCTAAAGATTATGAAAGGTGTCGCCAGTGGGATGTCCTTTTTACATGAATTTAGCCCCAAAAAGTACGTGCATGGGGACTTGAGGCCAAACAATGTGCTTCTTGGAATGGACATGGAACCGTACATTTCAGATTTTGGCCTCGGACGACTTGCAAACATTGCTGGTGGAGCATCATCTTTCTCGCAATCAGATCGGGCTGGTGTAGAGAAGGCTAAAACTCAGCAGCCAGATGCCTCAGTGAGCCCGCTTGTGAGCAGAGGTTCATGCTACCAAGCACCGGAGGCACTGAAAACACTCAAACCATCCCAGAAATGGGATGTCTACTCCTATGGTGTGATCTTGCTTGAAATGATTACCGGAAGATCGCCCATCATGCTCTTGGAAACTATGCAGATGGACCTTGTTCAATGGGTCCAATTCTGTATAGAAGAGAGGAAACCATCCTCTAATGTGCTCGATTCTTTCCTCGCCGGGGACTCTGAACGGGAAGATGAGATGATTGCAGTACTCAAAGTCGCTCTCTGTTGTGTTCAGGCTAATCCTGAGCGGAGGCCGTCGATGAGGCATGTTGAAGAAACCCTGGAGCGCCTCAACGTTTCAAGCTAG